The Candidatus Hydrogenedentota bacterium genome segment TACCAACGGTAAAACTACGGTAACGACACTCGTACAGGAGATGATTCAAAGTGCCGGTCATAGCGCCGTACTGGCGGGCAACAATGATACCGCTCTGTCTCAGGTTGTTCTCGATAAGGGAGACCCGGAATATATTGTTCTTGAGGTCAGCAGTTACCAACTGGAATCAATCGATCTTTTTCATCCGCGAGTCGCGGCTCTACTAAACATTACAGAAGATCATTTGGAGCGGCATGGGACCATGGAGCACTATGCACAAACAAAGGCGAGAATCTTCAGCAACCAGACACGCCGTGATGTTGCTATTTTCAATGCCGATGACCCGTGGACAGCACAACTTTCCACTTCAGTACGCGCATATCCTTTTTACTTCAGCTTAACAAACCGCGGCGACTCAACACTGTATGCCGATGATTCTTTTTTCTACTATGAAGATAAAAAGATCGCTCCCATAAGTGCAAATCTCCTACCCGGCCGCCATAACCTTGAAAATGTTTTAGCCGCACTGGCAATCGTGCAAGCAGCGGATCTTCCGATGCAAGATGCCGTGGAAGGGCTCCGTACATTTCGCGGCGTGGAACATCGTATGGAGCATGTACGCAACATTGGAGGCGTTGATTATTACAATGATTCCAAATCAACGAATGAAC includes the following:
- the murD gene encoding UDP-N-acetylmuramoyl-L-alanine--D-glutamate ligase; amino-acid sequence: MATDGFDVKDMNVVLVGLGRSTVAASKLLRMKGAHPFITDSGQSAGLEIWMEQAQASQIPFVIEEDQASSFSRADLVIISPGVPWAADFLTHVRAAGITVMGELEFASTFCTAPILAVTGTNGKTTVTTLVQEMIQSAGHSAVLAGNNDTALSQVVLDKGDPEYIVLEVSSYQLESIDLFHPRVAALLNITEDHLERHGTMEHYAQTKARIFSNQTRRDVAIFNADDPWTAQLSTSVRAYPFYFSLTNRGDSTLYADDSFFYYEDKKIAPISANLLPGRHNLENVLAALAIVQAADLPMQDAVEGLRTFRGVEHRMEHVRNIGGVDYYNDSKSTNEQSLCVALKSFNNPIVLIAGGRGKGGDYSAVIPLIKGHVKSLILMGEDAVKMERAFQGLAPIHNAESMMDALRIAQKQA